Proteins encoded together in one Bradyrhizobium sp. PSBB068 window:
- a CDS encoding CoA transferase produces MTKLEEALATTIAADDEGNLTRSFDGLRVLDFSTTIAGPHCTRMLADMGAEVIKIEPSEGETMRTRPPLRNNCSTAFGQLNIGKQSLVLDLKSPAGVEAVRRLIATADVLVENFRPGVMRRLKLDYASVRDINPKLIFCSISGYGQTGPSAELPAYAPVIHAASGYEMAHLAYQPGRSRPDYCGIYHADVLTGVYAFGAISAALYQRAASGKGQHIDVSMLESMLSLTLNELQWSQFEVKQTQRPMFGPIETTDGYVMVAIASEKTFQNLMQVIGRPEWVSDPRFAKYSDRRDNWADLMEGVEAWSRAVSTQACLAALNEYGVPSSAYRTVREALADPQIAHRGALAEVADGGGSFKVLNLPFRMSGATVGARKRMSTLGEHTLSYLKEIGLSDDQIAGFAAQPAKTARS; encoded by the coding sequence ATGACGAAGCTGGAGGAAGCCTTGGCAACGACAATAGCCGCTGACGATGAGGGGAATTTGACACGGAGCTTTGACGGCCTTCGGGTGCTCGATTTTTCGACCACGATCGCCGGACCTCATTGCACGCGGATGCTCGCCGACATGGGCGCGGAGGTGATCAAGATCGAGCCCAGTGAGGGCGAGACGATGCGGACGCGGCCGCCGCTGCGCAACAACTGCTCGACCGCGTTCGGCCAACTCAATATCGGCAAGCAGAGCCTGGTGCTCGACCTGAAGTCGCCCGCCGGCGTCGAGGCCGTGCGCCGGCTGATCGCGACCGCCGACGTGCTGGTGGAGAATTTCCGTCCCGGCGTGATGCGGCGGCTGAAGCTCGATTATGCCTCGGTCCGCGACATCAATCCGAAGCTGATCTTCTGCTCGATCTCGGGTTATGGCCAGACCGGGCCGTCGGCGGAATTGCCCGCCTACGCGCCGGTGATCCATGCCGCCTCGGGCTACGAGATGGCGCATCTCGCCTACCAGCCGGGCCGCTCGCGCCCGGACTATTGCGGCATCTACCACGCCGACGTGCTGACCGGCGTCTATGCGTTCGGCGCGATCTCGGCTGCACTCTATCAGCGCGCCGCCAGCGGCAAGGGCCAGCATATCGACGTCTCGATGCTGGAATCGATGCTGAGCCTGACCCTGAACGAGTTGCAGTGGTCGCAATTCGAGGTGAAGCAGACCCAGCGTCCGATGTTCGGCCCGATCGAGACCACCGACGGCTATGTGATGGTGGCCATCGCTAGCGAGAAGACGTTCCAAAACCTGATGCAGGTGATCGGCCGACCCGAATGGGTGTCCGATCCGCGCTTCGCCAAATATTCCGATCGGCGGGACAATTGGGCTGATCTGATGGAGGGCGTCGAGGCGTGGTCGCGCGCAGTCAGCACGCAGGCCTGTCTTGCCGCGCTCAATGAATATGGCGTTCCGTCGTCGGCCTATCGCACCGTGCGCGAGGCGCTCGCCGATCCGCAGATCGCCCATCGCGGCGCACTGGCTGAGGTCGCGGACGGCGGCGGCAGCTTCAAGGTGCTCAACCTGCCGTTCCGGATGTCGGGTGCAACGGTCGGTGCCCGCAAGCGGATGTCGACGCTCGGCGAGCACACGCTGTCATACCTGAAGGAGATCGGCCTCTCCGACGATCAGATCGCAGGCTTCGCAGCGCAACCGGCGAAGACGGCGCGAAGTTAA
- a CDS encoding ABC transporter substrate-binding protein, which translates to MKLAGHAHAVARIFLVAGLAAATFAAPAHAQKPGGTLTVGQELDIPGFDPLKVGVYDTSANTAAAAIFDTLMTLDDKGEPKPKLALSWEHSEDFKTWTIKLRPGVKFHDGTPFNAQAVKENFDRQKDPANKCRCAFYITSIKSVDVIDDLTVRYNFSDPAVNFPETQSIQSSNNVMQSPTAWKAKGDDYNRNPVGTGPYVLKSWTAGDRMVLEKNPDYWDKGKPYLDRIILKPLPDAQSRFASLQSGEADVIWDDEYDADNIVKAQKDKSLSVNTYAGSGAQVYAFNTKAAPFDDVRVRQALVMALDRKKISQAITNGLARPATNPYGDGSWVKCKDDGALPEDINKAKALLKDYGKPVDFKMIVSATPRGRTVGQVLQQLWKRVGANMEIEQVDQATIVPRAFMRQFQLTPWRIVDLADPDPQMYANFHTGSPVALANFSDPELDRLLEHARTTADVAQRTEDYCAVSRLINKEAIWFWTFQNTYYAISSAKVKGVPKMFNGVLDVSYAWKE; encoded by the coding sequence ATGAAGCTGGCCGGGCACGCGCACGCGGTTGCGCGCATATTTCTTGTGGCGGGATTAGCGGCCGCAACATTCGCTGCGCCTGCCCACGCGCAGAAGCCGGGCGGCACGCTGACCGTCGGCCAGGAACTTGATATCCCTGGCTTCGACCCGCTCAAGGTCGGCGTCTACGACACATCGGCCAACACCGCGGCGGCCGCGATCTTCGACACACTCATGACGCTCGACGACAAGGGTGAGCCGAAGCCGAAGCTCGCACTATCCTGGGAGCATTCCGAAGACTTCAAGACCTGGACCATCAAGCTGCGGCCCGGCGTCAAATTCCACGACGGCACGCCGTTCAATGCGCAGGCGGTGAAGGAGAACTTCGACCGCCAGAAGGATCCGGCCAACAAGTGCCGCTGCGCGTTCTACATCACCAGCATCAAGAGCGTGGACGTCATTGATGACCTCACGGTGCGCTACAATTTCAGCGATCCGGCGGTGAACTTCCCGGAGACCCAGTCGATCCAGAGCTCCAACAACGTGATGCAGTCGCCGACGGCCTGGAAGGCCAAGGGCGATGATTACAACCGCAACCCGGTCGGCACCGGTCCCTATGTCCTGAAATCCTGGACCGCCGGCGACCGCATGGTGCTGGAGAAGAACCCGGACTACTGGGACAAGGGCAAGCCCTATCTCGATCGTATCATCCTGAAGCCGTTGCCGGACGCGCAGTCGCGCTTTGCTTCGCTGCAATCGGGCGAGGCCGATGTCATCTGGGACGACGAGTACGACGCCGACAACATCGTGAAGGCGCAGAAGGACAAGAGCCTGAGCGTGAACACCTATGCCGGCTCAGGCGCGCAGGTCTACGCCTTCAATACCAAGGCGGCGCCGTTCGACGACGTCCGCGTGCGTCAGGCGCTGGTGATGGCGCTCGACCGCAAGAAGATATCGCAGGCGATCACTAACGGCTTGGCGCGGCCGGCCACCAATCCCTATGGCGACGGCTCCTGGGTCAAGTGCAAGGACGACGGCGCGCTGCCCGAAGACATCAACAAGGCCAAGGCGCTGCTCAAGGATTACGGCAAGCCGGTCGATTTCAAGATGATCGTATCGGCGACGCCGCGCGGCCGCACCGTCGGCCAGGTGTTGCAGCAGCTATGGAAGCGGGTCGGCGCCAACATGGAGATCGAGCAGGTCGATCAGGCCACGATCGTGCCGCGCGCCTTCATGCGCCAGTTCCAACTGACGCCGTGGCGTATCGTCGATCTCGCCGATCCCGACCCGCAGATGTACGCCAACTTCCACACCGGCAGCCCGGTGGCGCTGGCGAACTTCTCCGATCCGGAACTCGACCGGCTGCTCGAGCATGCCCGAACCACCGCCGACGTCGCCCAGCGCACCGAGGACTATTGCGCGGTCAGCCGACTGATCAACAAGGAGGCGATCTGGTTCTGGACCTTCCAGAATACCTACTACGCGATATCGAGCGCGAAGGTGAAGGGCGTGCCAAAGATGTTCAACGGGGTGCTCGACGTCTCCTACGCCTGGAAGGAATAG
- a CDS encoding ABC transporter permease: MLLFVARRLLYLVPVLIAVSVLTFVIASLLPGDLAYVILGDQATPENVAALRHDMGLDQPIWLRYLGWLWHILQGDFGRSFRTGQTVWQAVSERIPVSFELMILAELIGLAIGVPLAIACAAKAGSAFDRLMTGSAFGMLSVPTFLSAILLIYLFAVELRLLPATGYVPFTEDPIANLRFMVLPALTLGLAEWPGIMRVLRSDMIAALQEDYIALAKAKGLKPSRILFVHALKPSSLTLVTITGINIGRLIGGTVIVESIFALPGIGRLLVGAIYTRDLIILQGVVLLVAAGFVIMNFIVDLLYAVLDPRIRHGHA; this comes from the coding sequence ATGCTGTTGTTCGTCGCGCGCAGGCTCCTGTACCTGGTACCGGTGCTGATCGCGGTCTCGGTGCTGACCTTCGTGATCGCCTCGCTGCTGCCCGGCGATCTCGCTTACGTGATACTTGGCGACCAGGCGACGCCTGAGAACGTCGCGGCGCTGCGCCACGACATGGGGCTCGATCAGCCGATCTGGCTGCGTTATCTGGGCTGGCTGTGGCACATCCTGCAGGGTGATTTCGGACGCTCGTTCCGCACCGGGCAGACCGTGTGGCAGGCGGTCAGCGAGCGCATCCCGGTCTCGTTCGAGCTGATGATCCTCGCCGAGCTGATCGGGCTTGCGATCGGCGTGCCGCTCGCAATCGCCTGCGCGGCCAAGGCCGGCAGTGCGTTCGACCGTCTCATGACTGGATCGGCCTTCGGCATGCTGTCGGTGCCGACCTTCCTGTCGGCGATCCTGCTGATCTATCTGTTCGCGGTCGAGCTGCGGTTGTTGCCGGCGACCGGCTACGTGCCGTTCACCGAGGACCCGATCGCCAATCTGCGCTTCATGGTGCTGCCGGCGCTGACGCTCGGGCTTGCGGAATGGCCCGGCATCATGCGGGTGCTGCGTTCGGACATGATCGCGGCGCTCCAGGAGGACTATATCGCGCTCGCCAAGGCGAAGGGCCTGAAGCCGTCGCGCATCCTGTTCGTGCACGCGCTGAAGCCGTCCTCGCTGACGCTTGTCACCATCACCGGCATCAACATCGGCCGCCTGATCGGCGGCACCGTCATCGTTGAATCGATCTTCGCGTTGCCGGGGATCGGCCGTCTGCTGGTCGGCGCGATCTATACCCGCGACCTGATCATCCTGCAGGGCGTGGTGCTGCTGGTCGCGGCGGGCTTCGTGATCATGAACTTCATCGTCGATTTGCTTTACGCCGTGCTCGACCCGAGGATCCGCCATGGCCACGCTTGA
- a CDS encoding ABC transporter permease, translating to MATLELSLDETNAAPVRRKRRLGALFWVAIGWMVLVFAVAIFADLLPLPSPTDMDMLERRGPISAEHWLGTDGLGRDELSRLIYGARISLIVGLCAPMIGVTIGGALGILAGYFRGRFESIVVGSMDVLLAFPPLILALAVTAYLGQSIFNLTCILGVLGIPAFMRVARAATLTLARREFVIAAQALGATHARILLRELLPNVLLPLLAFFLLGVAVTIVVEGSLSFLGLGVPPPISSWGSMIGEGRESLDVAPMLAFIPAIAMFLTVLSFNLIGDTIRALTDPRQGAL from the coding sequence ATGGCCACGCTTGAGCTCAGCCTCGATGAGACCAATGCGGCACCGGTGCGGCGCAAGCGCCGGCTCGGCGCGCTGTTCTGGGTCGCGATCGGCTGGATGGTGCTGGTGTTCGCGGTCGCGATCTTCGCCGATCTGCTGCCGCTGCCGAGCCCGACTGACATGGACATGCTCGAACGGAGGGGGCCAATATCCGCCGAGCACTGGCTCGGCACCGACGGCCTCGGCCGTGACGAGCTGTCGCGGTTGATCTACGGCGCACGGATCTCGCTGATCGTCGGCCTCTGCGCGCCGATGATCGGGGTCACCATCGGCGGCGCGCTCGGCATCCTCGCCGGCTATTTCCGCGGCCGTTTCGAATCCATCGTGGTCGGCAGCATGGACGTGCTGCTGGCATTCCCGCCGCTGATCCTGGCGCTTGCGGTCACCGCCTATCTCGGCCAGTCGATCTTCAACCTGACCTGCATCCTCGGCGTGCTCGGCATTCCCGCCTTCATGCGGGTGGCGCGGGCAGCGACGCTGACGCTGGCGCGGCGTGAATTCGTCATCGCGGCACAGGCGCTCGGCGCCACGCATGCGCGCATCCTGCTGCGTGAGTTGCTGCCCAATGTGTTGCTGCCGCTGCTTGCCTTCTTCTTGCTCGGCGTCGCCGTCACCATCGTGGTCGAAGGCTCGCTGTCCTTCCTCGGCCTCGGTGTGCCGCCGCCGATCTCGAGTTGGGGCAGCATGATCGGGGAGGGGCGTGAGAGCCTCGATGTGGCGCCAATGCTTGCCTTCATTCCGGCGATCGCGATGTTCCTCACCGTGCTCTCGTTCAACCTGATCGGCGACACCATCCGCGCGTTGACCGACCCCCGGCAAGGTGCACTATGA
- a CDS encoding ABC transporter ATP-binding protein codes for MSGALLSVENAVVDLPTPRGNLRAVDHVDLTVGAGRTLGIVGESGCGKTMLSRAVLQLLPKKAKLSGRVMFGGQDLTKLSAEKLRKLRGRSLAVVFQDPMTSLNPVLTIGTQLIETIQEHLEFDLARARQRSIELLAAVGIPAPEQRLTQYPHQLSGGMRQRVAIAVALSCEPQLLIADEPTTALDVTIQAQILDLLAREQQRRHMAMIIITHDLGVVAGRTDEVAVMYAGRVVERAPTPALFKQMRMPYTEALLAALPKLDVAPHTPLPAISGRPPDPTRPLKGCSFAPRCRYSAERCGAEKPQLSPAETSEHLYACFHPITARVGA; via the coding sequence ATGAGCGGCGCGTTGCTGTCGGTCGAGAATGCGGTGGTCGACCTGCCGACGCCGCGCGGCAATTTGCGGGCGGTGGATCATGTCGATCTCACCGTCGGCGCCGGCAGGACGCTCGGCATTGTCGGCGAATCCGGCTGCGGCAAGACCATGCTGTCGCGCGCCGTCCTGCAACTGCTGCCCAAGAAGGCGAAACTGTCCGGCCGGGTGATGTTCGGCGGACAGGATCTGACCAAGCTGTCGGCGGAGAAATTGCGCAAGCTGCGCGGCCGCTCGCTGGCGGTGGTGTTTCAGGATCCGATGACCTCGCTCAACCCGGTGCTGACCATCGGCACCCAGTTGATCGAGACCATTCAGGAACATCTCGAGTTCGATCTCGCCCGGGCGCGGCAGCGCAGCATCGAACTGCTGGCGGCAGTCGGCATTCCCGCGCCCGAGCAGCGGCTGACACAATATCCGCACCAGCTTTCCGGCGGCATGCGCCAGCGCGTCGCGATCGCGGTGGCGCTGTCCTGCGAGCCGCAGCTGCTGATCGCGGACGAGCCGACCACCGCGCTCGATGTCACGATCCAGGCCCAGATCCTCGATCTGCTGGCCCGCGAGCAGCAGCGCCGCCACATGGCGATGATCATCATCACCCATGACCTCGGCGTGGTCGCCGGCCGCACCGACGAGGTCGCGGTGATGTATGCCGGCCGCGTCGTCGAGCGCGCACCGACGCCCGCCTTGTTCAAGCAGATGCGGATGCCCTACACCGAGGCGCTGCTCGCCGCGCTGCCGAAGCTCGACGTCGCGCCGCATACGCCGCTGCCGGCGATCTCGGGGCGGCCGCCCGATCCGACCCGGCCGCTCAAGGGCTGTTCGTTTGCGCCGCGCTGCCGCTATTCGGCCGAGCGCTGCGGCGCGGAGAAGCCGCAGCTGAGCCCGGCGGAGACATCGGAACATCTCTACGCCTGCTTCCATCCGATCACCGCGAGGGTCGGCGCATGA
- a CDS encoding ATP-binding cassette domain-containing protein — protein MMLQAAPNPLMKVENLVVEYSVGGKTIHAVSDVSLDIARGETLGLVGESGCGKSTLGRAVLQLRQAVSGKVLFDGHDLTTLKGEALRRMRRRVQLIFQDPIASLNPRRRIGDIVAEPLVIAGVKDPEERKRRVAEVLAAVGLDPALVSGRLPHEFSGGQCQRICIARSLVLNPEFVICDEPVSALDVSIRAQILNLLEEMKARYGLTLLFIAHDLAVVKAVSDRVAVMYLGRLCEVAPSEQLFARPAHPYTALLIEAIPVPDPDVRPTRSIPVGEPPSPIAPPSGCRFRTRCPRADARCASEVPELRLVATGQFAACHHPLI, from the coding sequence ATGATGCTGCAGGCTGCACCCAATCCGCTGATGAAGGTGGAGAACCTCGTCGTCGAATATTCGGTGGGCGGGAAGACCATCCATGCCGTCTCCGACGTCAGCCTCGACATCGCGCGCGGCGAGACGCTGGGGCTGGTCGGCGAATCCGGCTGCGGCAAGTCCACGCTCGGCCGCGCGGTCCTGCAGTTGCGCCAGGCGGTTTCCGGCAAGGTGCTGTTCGACGGCCACGACCTCACCACTTTGAAGGGCGAGGCGCTGCGCCGGATGCGCCGGCGCGTGCAGCTGATCTTTCAGGATCCGATCGCCTCGCTCAATCCGCGGCGGCGGATCGGCGACATCGTCGCCGAGCCGCTGGTGATCGCGGGCGTCAAGGACCCCGAGGAGCGCAAGCGGCGGGTAGCCGAGGTGCTGGCGGCGGTCGGCCTCGATCCTGCGCTGGTGAGCGGACGGCTGCCGCACGAATTCTCCGGCGGACAATGCCAACGCATCTGCATCGCCCGCTCGCTGGTGCTCAATCCGGAATTCGTGATCTGCGACGAGCCGGTGTCCGCGCTCGACGTTTCAATTCGTGCCCAGATCCTCAATCTGCTGGAGGAGATGAAGGCGCGCTACGGCCTGACTCTGCTGTTCATCGCGCACGACCTTGCGGTGGTGAAGGCAGTCTCGGATCGCGTCGCGGTGATGTATCTCGGCCGGCTCTGCGAGGTCGCTCCGTCGGAGCAGCTGTTCGCGCGGCCGGCGCATCCCTATACCGCGCTGCTGATCGAGGCGATCCCGGTGCCTGATCCGGACGTCCGCCCGACCCGGAGCATCCCGGTCGGCGAGCCGCCGTCGCCGATCGCGCCGCCCTCCGGCTGCCGCTTCCGCACCCGCTGCCCGCGCGCCGATGCGCGCTGTGCCAGCGAGGTGCCGGAACTGCGTCTGGTCGCGACCGGCCAATTCGCGGCCTGCCATCATCCACTGATCTGA
- a CDS encoding alcohol dehydrogenase catalytic domain-containing protein, translating to MKSFQVVDFNAPLKEVDQPTPQPSGTQVLIKVKAAGVCHSDLHIWEGGYDLGHGRKPLSLKDRGVSLPRTMGHETVGEIVAFGPDVKDADKGGLKVGDVALAYPWLGCGKCPTCLGGDENMCAIKPNALGVYCDGGYADHMTVPHPKYLLNLNGLDPVTAAPYACSGVTTYSALKKVEKDLDTPIVIFGAGGLGLMALSLLKAMGGKGAIVVDIDARKREAAEAAGALATVDGKAPDALEQLIKKAGQPIRAAIDLVGNAQTSQLGFDCLTKGGKLVIVGLFGGGATWALPLIPIKAVTIQGSYVGNLRETQELLDLVRDKKIPAIPVTPMPLAKANEALTNLQKGQLVGRAVLTPQ from the coding sequence ATGAAGAGTTTCCAGGTCGTCGATTTCAATGCCCCCTTGAAGGAGGTCGACCAGCCGACACCGCAGCCGTCGGGCACGCAGGTGCTGATCAAGGTCAAGGCCGCCGGCGTCTGCCACAGCGACCTGCACATCTGGGAGGGCGGCTATGATCTCGGCCATGGCCGCAAGCCGCTGTCGCTGAAAGATCGCGGCGTCTCGCTGCCGCGCACGATGGGGCATGAGACGGTCGGCGAGATCGTGGCCTTCGGCCCCGACGTCAAGGACGCCGACAAAGGCGGCCTCAAGGTCGGTGATGTCGCGCTGGCCTATCCCTGGCTCGGCTGCGGAAAATGCCCGACCTGCCTCGGCGGCGACGAGAACATGTGCGCGATCAAGCCGAATGCGCTCGGCGTCTATTGTGACGGCGGCTATGCCGATCACATGACCGTGCCGCATCCGAAATATCTGCTCAACCTCAACGGGCTCGATCCGGTCACGGCCGCGCCCTACGCCTGCTCTGGAGTCACCACCTACAGCGCGCTGAAGAAGGTCGAGAAGGACCTCGACACGCCGATCGTAATCTTCGGCGCCGGTGGCCTCGGCCTGATGGCGCTGTCGCTGCTGAAGGCGATGGGCGGCAAGGGCGCGATCGTGGTCGATATCGATGCCAGGAAGCGCGAGGCGGCGGAGGCTGCCGGTGCGCTCGCGACCGTCGACGGCAAGGCCCCCGACGCGCTGGAGCAGCTTATCAAGAAGGCCGGCCAGCCGATCCGCGCCGCGATCGACCTGGTCGGAAACGCGCAGACCTCGCAGCTCGGCTTCGACTGCCTGACCAAGGGCGGCAAGCTCGTGATCGTCGGCCTGTTCGGCGGCGGCGCGACCTGGGCGCTGCCGCTGATCCCGATCAAGGCGGTCACCATCCAGGGCAGCTATGTCGGCAATCTGCGCGAGACCCAGGAGCTGCTCGACCTCGTGCGCGATAAGAAGATTCCAGCGATCCCGGTGACGCCGATGCCGCTCGCGAAGGCGAACGAGGCGCTGACCAATCTGCAGAAGGGCCAGCTCGTCGGACGTGCGGTATTGACGCCGCAATAA
- a CDS encoding isocitrate/isopropylmalate dehydrogenase family protein — MSANDALHIAVLGGDGIGPEVMAPALEVLRKIEASVGLKFRFTEAPAGAGHYKETGRSMPESTIRLCEEADAILLGACGLPSVRYPDNTEIAPQIELRVIFDLYAGVRPARLIPGVRSTIVGADQKGIDLVVIRESTEGLFASMGKGVVTDSEARETMVITRRTSERLFEFSFRLAERRKARGRVGGGLTCVDKANVFKAFAFFRGIFDETAKRHPDVRADHLYIDATAAALVKRPWDFDVMVTENMFGDILSDLTAGLIGGMGMAPSADIGDRYAVFQPCHGTAPDIMGQGKANPTAMILSAAMMLDWLADKHGLDGAAEAAENIERAVDKVYAGGIKPFEFGGSNGTADVARAVLASL, encoded by the coding sequence ATGTCCGCCAACGACGCCCTTCACATCGCAGTCCTCGGCGGCGACGGCATCGGCCCCGAGGTGATGGCGCCGGCGCTCGAGGTGCTGCGCAAGATCGAGGCCTCGGTGGGCCTCAAATTCCGCTTCACTGAGGCGCCTGCGGGCGCTGGCCATTACAAGGAGACCGGCAGGTCGATGCCGGAAAGCACGATCCGGCTGTGCGAGGAGGCCGATGCGATCCTGCTCGGCGCCTGTGGCCTGCCGTCGGTGCGCTATCCCGACAACACCGAGATCGCGCCGCAGATCGAACTGCGGGTGATCTTCGATCTCTATGCCGGCGTTCGGCCCGCGCGATTGATTCCGGGCGTAAGGAGCACGATCGTCGGCGCAGATCAAAAGGGCATCGACCTCGTCGTGATCAGGGAATCGACCGAGGGCCTGTTCGCCTCGATGGGCAAGGGGGTGGTCACCGACAGCGAGGCGCGCGAGACCATGGTGATCACGCGCCGCACCTCCGAGCGGCTGTTCGAGTTCTCGTTCCGGCTCGCCGAACGTCGCAAGGCGCGCGGCCGCGTCGGAGGCGGGCTGACCTGTGTCGACAAGGCGAACGTGTTCAAGGCGTTCGCGTTCTTCCGCGGCATTTTTGACGAGACCGCCAAGCGCCATCCCGATGTCAGGGCCGATCACCTCTACATCGACGCGACCGCGGCGGCGCTGGTGAAGCGCCCCTGGGACTTCGACGTCATGGTGACCGAGAACATGTTCGGCGACATCCTGTCGGATCTCACAGCCGGCCTGATCGGCGGCATGGGCATGGCGCCGTCAGCCGACATCGGCGACCGCTACGCTGTGTTTCAGCCATGTCACGGCACCGCGCCCGACATCATGGGGCAGGGCAAGGCCAACCCGACCGCGATGATCCTGTCTGCCGCGATGATGCTGGACTGGTTAGCCGACAAGCATGGTCTCGATGGCGCCGCTGAAGCTGCCGAGAACATCGAGCGCGCGGTCGACAAGGTCTATGCCGGCGGTATCAAGCCGTTCGAGTTTGGTGGCAGCAACGGCACCGCCGATGTCGCGCGGGCAGTTCTGGCGTCGCTCTAG